In Pelodiscus sinensis isolate JC-2024 chromosome 19, ASM4963464v1, whole genome shotgun sequence, the DNA window ATCTCTTGAGCCAATGAAAGCGCCAGAGTAAATGTGTCCAAATGTAGCATAATGCAGACGGCTGCATCGCCAGCCCGCTTTTCTCCCCCCTCCGCCTTAGCATGGGAGCGCGTTGTTATTGCAGTCCCCTGTTGCGTGTTGCTATTCCACCAGCCGTGCTGTTTCATTCGCTCGTTTCGGCCTTTAACAGTCGCTGGCTAAGTGGCTCGCTTTGTGCTAGTGAGTACTAGGAGGCTGTGACCTtccagccctttctctctccTGACGTTCTGTAGTTAGCAATGTGCAGCCTTTGGTGATGCTGGTAACCAAGTTTatgaacccccctcccccttccttccttggCGGATCTGCAAGAATCCAGTTCCCTCCCAGGTGGGATGTGGCAAGAGGATTGGTCCCTGCATAGAGGGGAGTGTCTCATCCGGCCAGGAAACTGACTTGGTTCCAGAGCCCAGACCTCCCTGgcatagcagggggctggagaaaTAGGCGGCTTTGAGGTGCTCTGACAAACAAAAAAGCGAAGCAGCCGTAGAGCTGCTCTCTGGCAGGGACGGAACAAAATCACGCTGGTTGTGGTGTGGGTTCTGCTGTGCTAAAGGGTCTCTCACCGGCCACACACTGACCAACAAACGCCCCCTTGTACTCTCGCGGAAATGAGCCCCATTTTAAGGAGGGCTCGTTAAAATGGCAGGGTGATGGGCCTTCCGCTGCAGAGGCAGCCGTACCGATCCCAGGTGGGAAGAGAGCAATGCGAGCCAACTCGGCCTTTTCAGtgcccctgccttccttctgCCCCGCTAGAATACTCAGTTACACCTGTTTCCAGAAAGGGAGAAGGAACCCTCTGGTGAGGCcgtatctggagtattgtgtccagttctgggcccccagctACAGGAAGGGTGTGGAtacattggggagggtccagcggagggcaaccaaagtgattagggggctggagcatgtgacctatgaggagaggctgagggatttgggtctgtttagtctgcagaagagaagagtaaggggggatttgggagcagccttcaacttcctgaagggaggttccaaagaggatggagcgaggctgttctcagtggtgacagatggcagaacaaggagcaatgggctcaagttggggtgggagaggtccaggttggatattaggaaaaattacttCCCtaagaggatggtgaagcactgggatgggttccctagggaggcgttggaatctccatccctagaggtgtttaagtcccggcttgaccaagccctggccgggttgatttagttgggattggtcctgccttgggcagggggctggacttgatggccttctaagccctatgattctgtgaacccaggagtcttggctCCCAGGCCCTGTTAGAGCAGGGTGCTTTTTGGCAGGTGTGCGCCCGGGAGGGGAGGGCTCATGACTGCATGGCCAGGGCTGAATCACATTGTcatgttctcttccccccccttccagagAAGATGGACACCTTCAGCACCAAGAACTTGGTTCTGCAGGCTCAGAAGAAGCTCCTGAGCAAGATGGCCTCCAAGACCATGGCCAGCGTCTTCATCGATGACACCAGCAGCGAGGTCCTGGATGAGCTGTACCGGGTCACCAAAGAGTTCACCCGCAACCGCAGGGAGGCCCAGAAGATCATCAAGAACCTGATCAAGATCGTCATGAAGCTGGGGGTGCTGTACCGCAACCGGCAGTTCAATGCCGACGAGCTGCGGCTGATGgagctcttccgcaagaaagtgCACACCTTGGCCATGACCGCCGTCAGCTTCTACCAGATAGACTTCACCTTCGACCGCAGGGTCATGTCCAGCGTGCTCAACGAGTGCCGGGACCTGCTCCACCAGGCCATCAACACCCACTTGACGGCCAAGTCCCACTCCCGGATCAACCACGTCTTCAACCACTTTGCGGACTACGAGTTCCTCTCGGCACTGTACGGACCTTCCGAGCCCTATCGCACCCACCTGCAGAGGATCTGCGAAGGGGTCAACAAAATGCTAGATGAGGACAACATATGAACCCGCAAAGACAAGGTCTGAGAGCAACTGTTTGGCTCTTCGCATGGTTCTCTTCCACCGGGACTGCCCAGGCTGCATTCTGCTAGCCGTGAATTCAACAGCAAGATGTCCGCTGTCAGTAGGACCTGGCCTTACGCTCTCTCCACGGTGCTAAACTTCTGGTTCCCTTCTCTTTTCATAAAGACCTGGGACATTTCTGGCTACACGATTTTGCAATCTGCTGCTTGTCTTGGTAGCTGGAATCTCTTCCCCTCGCGTTAGCTCCCTCCAGAAATTAAAATGAGGCAAGCCGCTTCCGTCTCTACCCTGCTGGGGCACCATCCCACCGAAGGAGGGCTTGTTTGTAGGAGCGAGACTGGAGAAAATGCTCCCGCTGAGCCCCAGCGTGATAGCTCCGCTTCGGAAGCCAATCCAGCGTCTAACTCAGCGCAGGCCAGCCCCTCTGAATCCATGAGCTCGCTGTTTAAAGTTCCTTGGGCTTGCTGTATATATTCTTAACCACCAAGTGCTCTTAAACCCACTTGTAAATGTCTCTCGCTCCTAAATCTATCTTAATCCTGGCAGGGGGAACCCACTACCTCTTTGTGTGTAACTTTTAATTTTCTCGAGTGAGATGGACTCAAGCCGAGAGCATGGAAGAGTCGTTTAGATGCTCTGCCTCTGCCAAGATACAAGGCGGTCTAGCCTGAGGTCAATCCAGGATGGCTGTGTTTAAATCTAGTTTCTCTGGCCCGCGTCTAGCATGGTCTAGCGCCCCCTAGGCCAGGGAAAGTATATTCGTCCCTTGCAAGCAAGAATTGGATAGCGGAGGTTACTAATATTTGTTGTCTCCTTGGAGGCCAGGAACTGTACAGCGTACTGTATAGGGTGACCATCTGTCCCGTTTTAACCGGGTCTGACCCGTATTTAAGTGGTCTCCCAGGTGTCctgacatttttttcttaaaaggggCAAAATGTCCCATATTTGCACGCCCCCTGCTG includes these proteins:
- the TNFAIP8L1 gene encoding tumor necrosis factor alpha-induced protein 8-like protein 1 isoform X1, translating into MSHAREISRHSPNEKMDTFSTKNLVLQAQKKLLSKMASKTMASVFIDDTSSEVLDELYRVTKEFTRNRREAQKIIKNLIKIVMKLGVLYRNRQFNADELRLMELFRKKVHTLAMTAVSFYQIDFTFDRRVMSSVLNECRDLLHQAINTHLTAKSHSRINHVFNHFADYEFLSALYGPSEPYRTHLQRICEGVNKMLDEDNI
- the TNFAIP8L1 gene encoding tumor necrosis factor alpha-induced protein 8-like protein 1 isoform X2, giving the protein MDTFSTKNLVLQAQKKLLSKMASKTMASVFIDDTSSEVLDELYRVTKEFTRNRREAQKIIKNLIKIVMKLGVLYRNRQFNADELRLMELFRKKVHTLAMTAVSFYQIDFTFDRRVMSSVLNECRDLLHQAINTHLTAKSHSRINHVFNHFADYEFLSALYGPSEPYRTHLQRICEGVNKMLDEDNI